In one window of Henckelia pumila isolate YLH828 chromosome 1, ASM3356847v2, whole genome shotgun sequence DNA:
- the LOC140876192 gene encoding syntaxin-related protein KNOLLE yields MNDLMTKSFTSYVDLKKEAMKDLESGPDLELGMTHMDQNLTEFLQEADQVQKEMNSIKEILVRLQESHEEGKSLHKPEALKSLRSRVNADIVSVLKRARGIRTRLEEMDRSNAVSRRLSGCKAGSPVDRTRSAVTNGLRKKLKDLMMEFQGLRQRMMSEYKETVGRRYFTVTGEYPDEEIIDKIISSGNGNGGEEFLSRAIQEHGRGKVVETVMEIQDRHDAAKEIERSLLELHQIFLDMAVMVEAQGEQMDDIEHHVMNAAQYVGDGTKSLKTAKEYQRSSRRCLCLGIILLLVLIVVGVIPIAISFSKS; encoded by the exons ATGAACGATTTGATGACAAAATCCTTCACAAGCTACGTCGATCTCAAGAAAGAAGCCATGAAAGATCTCGAATCCGGCCCGGATCTCGAATTAGGCATGACCCATATGGACCAGAACCTCACAGAGTTCCTACAAGAAGCGGATCAGGTGCAGAAAGAGATGAACTCGATCAAAGAAATCTTGGTCCGGCTACAAGAATCCCACGAAGAGGGAAAGTCCCTCCACAAGCCCGAAGCCCTGAAATCGCTACGCTCCCGCGTGAATGCCGACATTGTATCGGTGCTGAAACGGGCCCGGGGAATTAGAACCAGGCTGGAGGAAATGGACAGGTCAAACGCCGTGAGCAGACGGCTTTCGGGGTGCAAAGCGGGCTCTCCGGTGGACCGGACCCGCTCCGCCGTGACGAACGGGCTGAGGAAGAAGTTGAAGGACCTGATGATGGAGTTTCAGGGGCTGAGGCAGAGGATGATGAGTGAGTACAAAGAAACTGTGGGGAGAAGGTATTTTACAGTCACTGGGGAATATCCTGATGAAGAAATCATTGACAAGATTATTTCAAGTGGAAATGGAAATGGTGGTGAGGAATTCTTATCTAGAGCAATtcag GAGCATGGGAGGGGGAAAGTGGTGGAGACAGTGATGGAGATACAAGACAGGCACGACGCGGCGAAGGAAATCGAGAGGAGCCTGCTGGAGCTGCACCAGATCTTCCTCGACATGGCGGTGATGGTGGAGGCGCAGGGCGAGCAGATGGATGACATCGAGCACCACGTGATGAACGCGGCACAATATGTAGGGGATGGGACAAAGAGCCTAAAGACAGCAAAGGAGTATCAGAGGAGTAGTAGGAGGTGTTTGTGTCTTGGGATCATACTTCTACTTGTGCTCATTGTTGTTGGTGTCATCCCCATTGCTATTAGTTTTAGTAAATCTTGA